The following proteins are co-located in the Aurantiacibacter atlanticus genome:
- a CDS encoding 2-hydroxyacid dehydrogenase, producing the protein MRIAVFSSKNYDRTFLDAAAERTDGKHQFTYLDGQLDKQSALLAKDHDAVCAFVNDRLDRQVLEILAREGVRLIALRSAGFNHVDLEAARMEGLTVARVPAYSPDAVAEHTAALILSLNRKIHKAYARVREGNFALEGLLGFDLRGRTVGIVGTGNIGLCMAGIMRGFGCQLLAHDPQPDPQMENLGGRYVNLDELFERSDIISLHCPLTPQTHHLIDHQAIGKMKEGVMLINTSRGGVVDAKALTAGLKSGKIGSVGLDVYEEEENLFFENLSNQLIQDDVFARLLTFPNVLITGHQAFFTREAMTAIAETTIANITRFEEDGTALHEVSVEKLA; encoded by the coding sequence ATGAGGATCGCCGTTTTCAGTTCGAAGAACTATGACCGTACTTTTCTCGATGCGGCTGCCGAGAGGACAGATGGAAAGCATCAGTTCACCTATTTGGATGGACAGCTGGACAAGCAGTCCGCACTGCTCGCGAAGGATCACGATGCGGTTTGCGCCTTCGTTAACGACAGGCTCGATCGTCAAGTTCTAGAGATTTTGGCTCGGGAAGGGGTCAGGTTGATCGCACTTCGCAGCGCCGGTTTCAACCATGTGGATCTGGAAGCTGCCCGGATGGAAGGGCTGACAGTGGCGCGCGTACCGGCTTATTCGCCCGACGCTGTCGCCGAGCACACGGCCGCTCTGATCCTTTCGCTCAATCGCAAAATACACAAGGCCTATGCGCGTGTGCGGGAAGGTAATTTCGCACTAGAAGGACTGCTTGGGTTCGATTTACGCGGACGCACCGTCGGCATTGTCGGAACCGGCAATATCGGGCTCTGCATGGCGGGGATCATGAGAGGCTTCGGCTGCCAATTGCTCGCGCACGATCCGCAACCTGATCCGCAAATGGAGAATCTTGGAGGTCGATATGTCAATCTCGACGAGCTTTTCGAGAGATCGGACATCATTTCGCTTCACTGTCCGCTGACTCCGCAGACCCATCACCTGATCGACCATCAAGCCATTGGCAAGATGAAGGAGGGCGTCATGCTGATCAACACGAGCCGTGGCGGAGTGGTCGATGCCAAGGCGCTGACCGCCGGCCTCAAGAGCGGAAAAATCGGGTCGGTTGGCCTCGATGTTTACGAGGAAGAAGAGAATCTGTTTTTCGAAAACCTGTCGAACCAGCTGATCCAGGACGATGTTTTTGCCAGGTTGCTGACTTTCCCCAACGTTTTGATCACAGGTCATCAGGCCTTCTTCACGCGCGAAGCCATGACGGCGATTGCCGAAACGACGATAGCCAACATAACCCGCTTCGAAGAGGACGGCACTGCGCTCCACGAGGTCTCGGTCGAGAAACTTGCCTGA
- a CDS encoding multicopper oxidase domain-containing protein, with amino-acid sequence MQAINRRKFLGSSIVAGGLLGATAAIPAWARGGNMNGATIRQGFDEVSGRNIDLTIARGPFAVQGRRGMGIAVNGSVPGPLVRLKEGEPVNLNVANALDEDSSIHWHGLLVPFQFDGVPGVSVPRQHLWHRLEVVI; translated from the coding sequence ATGCAAGCAATCAATCGACGCAAATTCCTGGGCTCGAGTATCGTGGCCGGTGGCCTGTTGGGTGCCACTGCCGCGATTCCTGCCTGGGCGCGCGGCGGCAACATGAATGGCGCGACGATCCGTCAGGGTTTCGATGAAGTCTCCGGCCGCAATATCGATCTTACCATCGCACGGGGTCCGTTCGCGGTTCAAGGTCGGCGCGGAATGGGGATCGCCGTCAATGGCAGTGTCCCCGGCCCGCTGGTGCGGCTGAAGGAAGGCGAGCCAGTCAATCTCAACGTGGCCAACGCGCTGGACGAAGACAGCTCGATCCACTGGCACGGCCTGCTTGTGCCGTTTCAGTTCGATGGTGTGCCCGGTGTGAGTGTCCCCCGTCAGCACCTATGGCACAGATTAGAGGTTGTGATTTAA
- a CDS encoding RNA polymerase sigma factor, giving the protein MDRAHAARSGAPLLPFLTTITLNKCRDKLRRRKAAQFLGFGKDSMPELASDPSPSPETETVDRQLLQKTHTEIQRLPVRLREALILVAFDGRSQSEVADIMGVSEKAVESLLYRARKALKEKVPRA; this is encoded by the coding sequence GTGGATCGCGCGCACGCGGCTCGATCCGGCGCCCCCCTCCTCCCGTTTCTCACGACGATCACCCTTAATAAATGCCGCGACAAACTCCGCAGGCGGAAGGCAGCGCAGTTCCTGGGGTTCGGAAAGGATTCAATGCCGGAGCTTGCATCCGATCCGTCTCCCTCCCCGGAAACCGAGACAGTCGATCGGCAGCTTCTGCAAAAGACCCATACCGAAATTCAACGGCTTCCCGTGCGGCTGCGCGAGGCACTGATTCTCGTTGCCTTCGATGGTCGAAGCCAGAGCGAGGTTGCCGACATAATGGGTGTTTCGGAGAAGGCGGTGGAATCGCTGCTTTACCGTGCCCGAAAGGCTCTGAAGGAAAAAGTGCCGCGCGCGTGA
- a CDS encoding L-lactate permease translates to MAGLALLPFIAFVVLLVGLRRSAAEAGVWSAAGGLAIAVLVFDYPLNSLALAGPALEAVFTSATILWIIFPALCIYEYQQRTGATAEIGRWLASVSTKPQIHALLLAWFFGLFLEGAAGFGTPIALVAPMLVGLGFAPLRALVLALFGHAAGVSFGAVGTPIVPLVETMAADPRTLSLLIMLLHGAIGWMLAMLVFRLARPDDPAMRASWLAPIGAALLFLVPAAVFAWATGPELPTLGGALIGALLFVVVVRRRRMAPAGSIPAGTLAMAAMPYLAVLVLILATRLVPPITSILQEATLEWTLGRNFGGSLAPLYHPGTLLMLSLLIPASANATGRSMLNVTFVAAARRLPPVALALVSVLLLARFMVHSGMIEALALAAAELLGSAWPLASPLTGALGSFVTGSATTSNIVLAEFQVSAASAGNVAPLLALAGQGFGAAIGNIVAPHNIVAGAATVGLIGREGEVLKQTLPVCLLYAVAGGALLLALSALLPMF, encoded by the coding sequence ATGGCGGGACTGGCGCTCCTGCCGTTCATCGCGTTCGTCGTTCTTCTTGTCGGCCTGCGCCGCTCGGCAGCGGAGGCCGGGGTCTGGAGTGCCGCAGGCGGTCTCGCAATCGCTGTTCTCGTGTTCGATTACCCTTTGAACTCGCTGGCACTTGCCGGCCCCGCGCTGGAAGCTGTGTTTACTTCGGCGACGATCCTGTGGATCATTTTCCCCGCGCTCTGCATCTACGAATATCAGCAGCGCACGGGAGCTACCGCCGAGATAGGGCGCTGGCTGGCTTCCGTATCGACAAAGCCACAAATCCACGCATTGTTGCTCGCTTGGTTTTTCGGTCTGTTCCTCGAGGGGGCCGCGGGCTTCGGAACGCCGATCGCGCTGGTGGCGCCAATGCTTGTCGGGCTTGGCTTTGCGCCGCTGCGCGCGCTCGTGCTGGCGTTGTTCGGCCATGCCGCCGGCGTTTCGTTCGGAGCTGTCGGCACACCGATCGTACCGTTGGTCGAAACCATGGCGGCGGACCCCCGGACCCTGTCCCTGCTTATCATGCTTTTGCATGGCGCAATCGGCTGGATGCTCGCCATGCTTGTATTCCGCCTCGCTCGGCCCGACGATCCCGCGATGCGCGCCAGCTGGCTGGCGCCGATCGGCGCGGCACTGCTGTTCCTTGTTCCGGCTGCGGTCTTCGCCTGGGCGACGGGGCCCGAGTTGCCGACGCTGGGCGGAGCATTGATCGGAGCGCTGTTGTTCGTTGTGGTGGTGCGGCGACGAAGAATGGCCCCCGCTGGCTCCATCCCTGCGGGGACGCTTGCAATGGCAGCGATGCCTTATCTTGCAGTACTGGTTCTGATTCTTGCTACCCGGCTGGTCCCGCCAATCACAAGTATATTGCAGGAAGCAACTCTGGAATGGACCTTGGGACGGAACTTTGGAGGTTCGCTAGCGCCGCTTTACCATCCGGGCACGTTGCTGATGCTTTCCCTGCTTATCCCCGCATCCGCAAATGCAACCGGGCGAAGCATGCTGAACGTCACCTTCGTTGCCGCAGCCCGCCGGTTGCCTCCGGTCGCCCTGGCCCTCGTTTCCGTCCTGCTGCTTGCCCGATTCATGGTGCATAGCGGAATGATAGAAGCACTGGCCCTCGCTGCCGCCGAGTTGCTGGGATCGGCCTGGCCGCTCGCTTCGCCATTGACCGGAGCGCTGGGTTCCTTTGTCACCGGTTCGGCCACGACCTCGAACATCGTCCTGGCCGAATTCCAGGTGTCCGCGGCGTCTGCGGGCAATGTCGCGCCGCTGCTGGCGCTTGCCGGCCAGGGTTTCGGCGCAGCGATCGGCAATATCGTCGCGCCGCACAACATTGTCGCCGGCGCCGCAACCGTGGGTTTGATTGGCCGGGAGGGGGAGGTTCTGAAACAGACGCTGCCCGTCTGCTTGCTTTATGCGGTTGCTGGCGGCGCACTGCTCCTTGCGCTGTCTGCCTTGCTGCCGATGTTCTGA
- a CDS encoding 1-phosphofructokinase family hexose kinase: protein MLSIATLTMNPTLDVAFEIDRILPVHKMRGGNERHDPGGGGINVARVFVRLGGNARCCYLSGGAAGAALDWLVDLHQLVRNRIAIADETRVSTSIFERDSESEYRFVTDGPIISAAEWQECEAAVAEISCDYLVASGSLPQGVPKDFYARIGRLAKERGIRFVLDSSGAGLAHGLEGGGAFLVKPSIGELRALTGKQLQEEEAIIEAAEGIVRRGEAEHVAVTMGHDGAILTNGNGTTRLPALPVEAMSAVGAGDSFLAAMVHAFSAGREPVDALRFGMAAGAAAVLTPGTDLARADDIHRLYGDMSKHHSF, encoded by the coding sequence ATGCTAAGTATTGCGACGCTTACGATGAACCCAACCCTCGACGTTGCGTTCGAAATCGATCGCATCCTGCCAGTGCACAAGATGCGCGGAGGCAATGAACGACATGACCCTGGCGGCGGCGGTATCAACGTTGCGCGAGTATTTGTGCGGCTGGGAGGCAACGCCCGTTGCTGCTACCTGAGCGGAGGCGCGGCTGGTGCTGCTCTCGATTGGCTAGTCGATTTGCATCAGCTGGTGCGCAACCGGATCGCGATCGCCGACGAAACCCGGGTAAGCACATCGATATTTGAGCGGGACAGCGAGAGTGAATACCGCTTCGTAACCGACGGACCAATCATATCGGCTGCAGAGTGGCAGGAATGCGAAGCTGCCGTGGCGGAAATCAGCTGTGATTACCTCGTCGCCAGCGGTTCGCTCCCGCAGGGCGTGCCGAAGGATTTCTATGCCCGCATTGGCAGATTGGCTAAAGAGCGGGGCATACGGTTTGTCTTAGACAGCTCCGGAGCCGGATTGGCCCACGGCCTGGAAGGCGGCGGCGCCTTTCTGGTGAAGCCGAGCATTGGCGAACTGCGCGCGCTGACCGGCAAGCAATTGCAGGAAGAGGAAGCGATTATCGAAGCCGCAGAAGGCATAGTCCGGCGCGGAGAAGCCGAGCATGTCGCAGTGACCATGGGTCACGACGGCGCGATCCTGACGAATGGAAATGGAACAACCCGGCTCCCCGCGCTTCCCGTGGAAGCCATGAGTGCCGTCGGAGCAGGAGACAGTTTTCTGGCGGCAATGGTCCATGCATTCTCGGCTGGGCGTGAGCCTGTCGACGCCTTGCGCTTCGGCATGGCGGCCGGCGCTGCCGCCGTGCTTACTCCCGGTACCGACCTTGCCCGGGCAGACGATATCCATCGGCTTTATGGAGATATGTCAAAACACCACAGCTTCTGA
- a CDS encoding IS110 family transposase, with protein sequence MSIRNQPRDAAVFGIDIGKTVFHVVGLDAAHAPIQKATFRRETLLQFFERASPVLVGMEACPGSQWLARKLLGMGHTVRIVPAQFVKPFVKSNKNDIIDAEAIAEAVTRPTMRFVEIRTPEQIDLQALHRVRDRMIAHRTRLISQMRAFCLEYGIAIHQGAGKFKAEIPRVLADETNELTPSMRRILTEVHGEMMELEQRITAMNHEIEAIAARSDTARRLMTVPGIGPLASTALLAAAGSGRQFRRARDLAAWLGLVPREHSTGGKTKLLGISKRGNKYLRRMIVHGARSCVTHLDRSRDRLGPWLDGLESRMHKNKVTVALAAKIARVVWVILTKPGATYERRVPAFG encoded by the coding sequence ATGAGCATACGCAACCAACCAAGAGATGCAGCCGTCTTCGGCATCGACATTGGCAAAACAGTCTTTCACGTTGTCGGCCTCGATGCGGCCCATGCACCGATCCAGAAGGCGACATTCAGGCGGGAGACGTTGCTGCAGTTTTTCGAACGCGCGTCGCCGGTTCTGGTCGGGATGGAAGCATGCCCCGGTTCGCAGTGGCTGGCGCGCAAGCTGCTAGGGATGGGGCACACAGTTAGGATCGTGCCGGCACAATTCGTGAAGCCCTTCGTAAAGTCGAACAAGAACGACATCATCGACGCGGAAGCCATTGCGGAAGCCGTCACTAGGCCGACGATGCGCTTCGTAGAGATAAGGACACCGGAGCAGATCGACCTGCAAGCACTCCACCGGGTGCGAGACCGGATGATCGCCCATCGAACGAGGCTGATCAGCCAGATGCGCGCCTTCTGTCTCGAGTATGGTATCGCGATCCATCAGGGCGCAGGCAAGTTCAAGGCCGAGATACCGCGCGTGCTTGCGGATGAGACCAACGAGCTCACCCCTTCGATGCGCCGGATCCTGACGGAGGTTCACGGCGAGATGATGGAACTCGAACAGCGCATCACAGCCATGAACCACGAGATCGAAGCCATCGCCGCGCGCAGCGATACCGCACGGCGCCTGATGACTGTGCCGGGCATCGGACCGCTGGCCTCGACCGCTCTGCTGGCGGCGGCAGGGTCGGGACGTCAGTTCCGCAGGGCACGTGATCTCGCTGCCTGGCTCGGTCTAGTGCCGCGCGAACACTCGACCGGCGGGAAGACTAAGCTGCTTGGCATCAGCAAGCGCGGCAATAAATACCTGCGAAGGATGATCGTCCATGGTGCTCGATCCTGTGTTACACATCTCGATAGAAGCAGGGACCGCTTGGGCCCATGGCTCGACGGGCTTGAGAGCAGGATGCACAAGAACAAGGTCACGGTCGCCCTGGCTGCCAAGATCGCTCGCGTTGTCTGGGTGATTCTGACCAAGCCGGGCGCCACCTACGAGCGGCGCGTTCCAGCGTTCGGCTGA
- a CDS encoding HAD family hydrolase: MEVSLSPEHLDAAVFDLDGVLTDTAGLHEAAWKETFDAFLRRGRPPLAYFSQQDYRAFVDGRRREDGVRAFLASRGIELPEGSESDPPNAETVQGLSRRKNEAVQERLRRDSAPLPGARALLHALRQADIRVAVASSSANAGAVLKATGLDRFVQIRVDGVDSARLDLPSKPDPALFREALKRLEVEPARAAIFEDAIAGITAGRKAGFHTVIGVGRGQHAEALLAAGADMVVPDLSAAEVV, translated from the coding sequence ATGGAAGTTTCGCTTTCGCCCGAACACCTCGACGCAGCGGTGTTCGATCTTGATGGTGTGCTTACCGACACGGCTGGCCTGCACGAAGCAGCGTGGAAGGAGACCTTCGATGCCTTCCTGCGCCGAGGACGCCCTCCCTTGGCCTATTTCAGCCAACAAGATTACCGGGCGTTCGTCGATGGACGCCGCCGCGAGGACGGCGTGCGCGCCTTCCTTGCCTCGCGCGGCATCGAATTACCCGAAGGATCGGAGTCCGACCCGCCCAATGCTGAAACGGTACAAGGGTTGTCCCGGCGCAAGAACGAGGCGGTACAGGAGCGACTGCGGCGCGATTCTGCGCCGCTGCCGGGTGCCAGGGCCCTGCTTCACGCTTTGCGACAAGCAGATATCCGGGTGGCGGTCGCTTCCTCCAGTGCTAACGCAGGGGCGGTACTCAAGGCCACCGGGCTGGACCGCTTTGTCCAGATCCGGGTTGACGGGGTCGACTCCGCTCGACTTGACCTGCCGAGCAAACCGGACCCGGCGCTGTTTCGCGAGGCTCTGAAGCGGCTGGAAGTCGAGCCGGCACGGGCGGCGATCTTCGAGGACGCGATCGCTGGTATCACGGCGGGTCGGAAAGCCGGTTTCCATACCGTTATCGGCGTCGGTCGTGGACAGCATGCCGAGGCTTTGCTTGCAGCAGGTGCGGACATGGTGGTGCCCGATCTATCCGCTGCGGAAGTTGTCTAA
- a CDS encoding acetyl-CoA hydrolase/transferase family protein, with the protein MNPTVEYRSRLMSAKNAIEMIPSSAHLAMGMAVAQPPALLDALAVRAEDGRFEQLNLWYFHSMEHAGRTVLRYDLLDRVRPHCMFLTRIERELLRRGDAEGRTAIEFVPVAFSESSRLLAEQVPVEAIVTAVSPMDRHGWLTFGTNNDYASTVARTAKRVIVEVNPNMPRVFGDSLLHISEVDAIIENEAPLPELVFPDSDRDDETIARTIVDMIDDGACLQMGIGTLPNAVCAMLTGHKDLGIHTELMTPGLAKLIECGVVTNRFKSTYPGRSVFTFAMGDRWFYDFLDDNPSMHSAPVQVVNDPRHISKNDNVVSVNATLQVDLGGACNSEHLFGRQYSGSGGQLDFVRGAAASKGGKSIIACHSTAKGGTVSRIVPKLEGPVTTPRNDTQIIVTEYGWVDLKGRTLSERAEALISIAHPKFRGELAESLAAGRMT; encoded by the coding sequence ATGAATCCGACCGTTGAATATCGATCCAGGCTCATGAGCGCAAAAAACGCCATCGAGATGATCCCCTCAAGCGCACATCTGGCCATGGGGATGGCGGTCGCTCAGCCGCCGGCGCTCTTGGATGCTCTGGCGGTCCGCGCGGAAGACGGTAGATTTGAGCAATTAAATCTTTGGTACTTTCATTCGATGGAACACGCAGGCCGGACGGTCCTGCGGTACGACCTGCTTGATAGGGTGCGGCCTCACTGCATGTTCCTGACGCGCATTGAACGCGAACTTTTAAGGCGCGGCGATGCAGAGGGCCGGACGGCGATCGAGTTCGTGCCCGTCGCTTTCAGCGAATCCTCTCGGCTGCTGGCCGAGCAGGTACCGGTGGAAGCGATCGTCACTGCCGTGTCACCTATGGACCGGCACGGCTGGCTCACCTTCGGAACAAACAATGACTATGCCAGTACGGTCGCTCGGACTGCCAAGCGGGTGATCGTAGAGGTCAACCCGAACATGCCGCGAGTGTTTGGCGACTCGTTGCTGCACATATCGGAGGTAGACGCGATCATCGAAAACGAGGCGCCGCTGCCCGAACTCGTCTTTCCGGACAGCGACCGTGACGACGAGACTATTGCGCGGACAATCGTCGACATGATCGACGACGGTGCATGCCTGCAAATGGGGATCGGCACGCTGCCGAATGCCGTCTGCGCAATGCTGACCGGGCACAAGGATCTTGGCATTCACACCGAGCTCATGACGCCCGGACTGGCGAAGCTTATCGAGTGCGGGGTGGTGACGAATCGGTTCAAGAGCACCTATCCGGGCAGGAGCGTCTTCACCTTCGCGATGGGCGACCGGTGGTTTTACGACTTTCTCGACGATAATCCGTCGATGCACAGCGCGCCGGTGCAGGTCGTCAACGATCCGCGCCACATATCGAAAAACGACAACGTCGTGTCGGTGAACGCCACACTTCAAGTGGACCTCGGCGGCGCCTGCAATTCGGAGCATCTATTCGGGCGGCAATACAGCGGCTCGGGCGGGCAGCTTGATTTCGTCCGTGGCGCGGCGGCCTCGAAGGGCGGCAAATCGATCATTGCCTGCCACTCCACCGCCAAGGGCGGGACGGTCTCGCGGATTGTGCCGAAACTGGAGGGTCCGGTGACGACACCGCGCAACGACACTCAGATAATCGTCACGGAATACGGGTGGGTTGATCTCAAGGGCAGAACCTTAAGCGAACGGGCCGAGGCATTGATCAGCATCGCCCATCCGAAGTTCCGCGGGGAGCTTGCCGAAAGCCTGGCAGCGGGACGAATGACGTAG
- a CDS encoding periplasmic heavy metal sensor has protein sequence MKSPKLYIALAVLLAALAGFLGAIAAERWFAPTQPGSLHEFVHEQLDLDAQQEDRLDRLEERYAIENSQRELAVRRANANLAAAMDKEHEYGPEVSAAIDEVHASMGELQKATVRHVFAMRSILDEDQQREFDQQVARSLTGSPSE, from the coding sequence ATGAAAAGTCCCAAACTGTATATCGCGCTCGCCGTCCTGCTCGCCGCGTTGGCGGGATTTCTGGGAGCGATCGCAGCCGAGCGATGGTTCGCGCCAACCCAGCCGGGCAGCCTTCACGAATTCGTTCACGAACAGCTGGACCTCGACGCCCAACAGGAAGATCGGCTCGACCGTCTCGAGGAGCGCTACGCAATCGAGAACTCCCAGCGCGAACTGGCGGTTCGCCGTGCGAACGCCAATCTGGCCGCCGCGATGGACAAGGAGCATGAATACGGCCCCGAGGTCAGCGCCGCGATCGACGAGGTGCATGCCAGTATGGGCGAATTGCAGAAGGCGACGGTCCGGCATGTCTTTGCGATGCGCAGCATCCTCGACGAAGACCAGCAACGCGAATTCGATCAGCAGGTTGCCCGGTCACTGACCGGTTCGCCTTCGGAATGA
- a CDS encoding universal stress protein — protein MACATDFYPPSREALEKAAELFPNADFQLIHAYHVPFEGWQKAEYVRKDIEKAERKAFNEFLEEIDPETRKRVTTHLAYGSPGGALRKDIRESEADLLVLGTHGESALRHATIGSTANELLRSLPIDTLVVTDNE, from the coding sequence ATCGCGTGCGCGACGGATTTCTATCCACCGTCACGCGAGGCGCTCGAGAAAGCCGCGGAACTGTTCCCGAATGCGGATTTCCAGTTAATCCATGCTTATCATGTGCCGTTCGAAGGCTGGCAGAAGGCAGAGTATGTTCGCAAGGACATTGAAAAAGCCGAGCGCAAGGCATTCAATGAGTTCTTGGAAGAAATTGATCCCGAAACGCGAAAGCGGGTCACGACGCATCTTGCATATGGCAGCCCCGGGGGCGCGCTGCGCAAGGACATTCGAGAAAGCGAAGCCGACTTACTAGTCCTCGGCACGCACGGGGAGTCCGCTCTTCGGCACGCGACGATCGGAAGCACAGCCAATGAATTGTTACGAAGCCTTCCGATCGATACCCTGGTGGTCACAGATAACGAGTAG